The Eriocheir sinensis breed Jianghai 21 chromosome 4, ASM2467909v1, whole genome shotgun sequence genome has a segment encoding these proteins:
- the LOC126980966 gene encoding uncharacterized protein KIAA1522-like isoform X2: MDEPETALVATSHVAGAMNYPSTTQALFALIVMIIVLLFILVYCCWGTFACARQDEAAAPTPEDAAGPNGQNGVRHILRGPHTVIVPINNMIYVGDPETHQIYQIPLDRDKPPAYTEVFRAGPPPPYRPEAEVTSSSTTTTTTTPRQNDNRTMLPENPPPYDDCLSTAAEEGEGQQGSSQAASSSPQLQEVASGSQAPLATLLSSAIASHRPPPPAPDPETQNSSPPKADVVLTVSNLSEATQASSQVSAEAGPSNAPPTTFHM; this comes from the coding sequence GGGCCATGAACTACCCGTCCACCACGCAGGCACTCTTCGCGCTTATCGTCATGATCATTGTGCTGCTCTTCATCCTGGTCTACTGCTGCTGGGGCACCTTCGCGTGTGCCCGCCAAGACGAGGCCGCGGCGCCCACCCCCGAGGACGCGGCGGGACCCAACGGGCAGAACGGTGTTAGACACATTCTGCGGGGACCGCACACCGTCATCGTGCCCATCAACAACATGATCTATGTGGGCGACCCGGAGACGCACCAGATATATCAAATTCCGCTGGACCGCGACAAGCCCCCAGCCTACACTGAGGTCTTCCGCGCCGGTCCCCCGCCCCCCTACAGACCCGAGGCAGAggtcaccagcagcagcaccaccaccacgaccaccacaccCAGGCAAAACGACAACAGAACTATGCTTCCAGAGAACCCTCCACCCTACGACGACTGTCTCTCAACCGCagcggaggagggtgaggggcAGCAAGGGAGTTCACAGGCGGCATCCAGTTCTCCACAGCTGCAGGAGGTGGCATCAGGGTCTCAAGCTCCTCTGGCCACTCTGTTGTCATCTGCCATTGCGTCCCATCGGCCCCCGCCACCCGCGCCTGACCCAGAGACACAGAACTCGTCTCCCCCAAAAGCAGACGTGGTTTTGACGGTCAGCAATTTGTCTGAGGCCACACAGGCATCCTCACAGGTGTCCGCAGAGGCAGGGCCCAGCAACGCGCCGCCCACCACCTTTCATATGTGA